Proteins from one Thermococcus sp. M36 genomic window:
- a CDS encoding metallophosphoesterase, with the protein MIRIAHISDTHVTGGSAYKSYAYDLIANEINRRGFDFVIHTGDVTNQGLREEYERASYELRKIEKPLVVVPGNHDVRNVGYELFERFIGPLNGVFEFRDGVLIWVDSTIPDLSDGRVGGHKFKWLKKQLERYSDRKFKIVAAHHHLVPLPDTGRERNVLFNAGDVLDLLLRHEVNLYTCGHKHVPNVYRVEDLVVVNAGCTSCRKTRKGDVNSYNIITLHENGRVEVTVKRVTGDTMKREHRPLKPKLFIPRGKRLIRIVQMSESNVSDRIYFRRKVLENAIRMINEKLRPDIVVHCGDVVDMGIERYYERAYELHERIKAEKLVVPGHNDITYLGYDLFLEYFGEPEIIELGDFAFIPVRSAQYETPIGVVGRIGQKELEKRLNEYREKFTVVVMHHNIVPIPRSREVGFLEDAGDVLRVVTENEANLVLTGHGGNSFGVKIEKTPVVNSGSISWELHRNPYGNTFNLIDIYPDMVVIFEIQATWGSGRLVGIWKIKGPFKHPDTP; encoded by the coding sequence ATGATAAGGATAGCCCACATAAGCGACACACACGTAACTGGAGGAAGTGCGTACAAAAGCTACGCCTACGACCTCATCGCCAACGAGATAAACCGTAGGGGGTTTGATTTCGTTATCCACACCGGTGATGTGACCAACCAGGGGCTCAGGGAGGAGTACGAAAGGGCGTCCTATGAGCTCAGGAAGATAGAAAAGCCTCTGGTGGTTGTTCCCGGCAACCACGACGTCAGGAACGTCGGGTACGAGCTCTTTGAGAGGTTCATCGGCCCATTGAACGGGGTCTTTGAGTTCAGGGACGGGGTTCTCATATGGGTTGACTCCACGATACCCGACCTGAGCGATGGCCGGGTGGGGGGTCACAAGTTCAAGTGGCTCAAAAAACAGCTGGAGAGGTACTCCGACAGGAAGTTCAAAATAGTCGCGGCCCACCACCACCTCGTCCCGCTCCCCGACACTGGCAGAGAGAGGAACGTTCTGTTCAACGCCGGCGATGTCCTTGATCTGCTCCTGAGGCACGAGGTCAACCTCTACACCTGCGGCCACAAGCACGTGCCCAACGTGTACCGGGTCGAGGATCTGGTGGTGGTCAACGCAGGCTGTACGTCCTGCAGGAAGACGAGAAAAGGTGACGTAAACAGCTACAACATCATAACCCTCCACGAGAACGGAAGGGTGGAGGTGACAGTGAAGCGCGTTACCGGGGACACCATGAAAAGAGAACACCGTCCGCTGAAGCCCAAGCTCTTTATTCCTCGGGGCAAACGCCTCATAAGGATAGTCCAGATGAGCGAGAGCAACGTCTCTGACAGGATATACTTCAGGCGCAAAGTCCTCGAAAACGCCATCCGGATGATAAACGAAAAGCTGAGGCCGGACATAGTCGTGCACTGCGGGGACGTCGTTGACATGGGGATTGAGCGATACTACGAGAGGGCCTACGAGCTCCACGAGAGAATAAAGGCCGAAAAGCTCGTCGTCCCCGGGCACAACGACATAACATACCTGGGATACGACCTGTTCCTGGAATACTTTGGGGAGCCGGAGATAATTGAGCTGGGGGACTTCGCGTTCATCCCTGTGAGGAGCGCCCAGTATGAGACGCCCATAGGCGTCGTCGGGAGGATAGGCCAGAAGGAGCTGGAAAAGCGCCTTAATGAGTACAGGGAGAAATTCACCGTGGTCGTAATGCACCACAACATCGTACCCATCCCGAGGAGCAGAGAAGTGGGCTTCCTTGAGGACGCGGGGGACGTTCTCAGGGTGGTTACAGAAAACGAGGCCAACCTTGTCCTTACCGGACACGGGGGCAACTCCTTTGGTGTGAAAATTGAAAAAACTCCCGTGGTCAATTCGGGCTCCATAAGCTGGGAGCTCCACAGGAACCCCTACGGGAACACGTTCAACCTGATAGACATCTACCCGGACATGGTGGTGATCTTCGAAATACAGGCCACGTGGGGCTCGGGGAGGCTGGTAGGGATATGGAAGATAAAGGGGCCATTTAAACATCCAGATACTCCCTGA
- a CDS encoding 2-phosphoglycerate kinase → MIIVTDPEKKIRLPFSRGILTRSITLAGVEVGIAYIIATEVQKDLNEKGLKLVTTEEIRELTYRKLLDHGLKEAAKRYLFWRQLRRLKVPIMILLGGATGVGKSTIATELAFRLGIRSVIGTDTIREVMRKIIAPELLPDLHTSSFLAWRTVQTGRAGNSPLIRGFENQVQHVSVGVSAVLERAYREGFNTIIEGIHLVPGYIELGENSFMYIITVRGRKELEARFYERARYSKRPADYYLEHLDAILEIQEFIVKKAGQHGVPVIDNLELEGTVTAIMEDIMERLMGRLREYLDV, encoded by the coding sequence ATGATAATCGTGACTGATCCTGAAAAAAAGATACGCCTGCCGTTTTCCAGGGGGATACTGACCCGTTCCATAACCCTTGCAGGTGTTGAGGTGGGTATAGCGTACATAATCGCAACCGAAGTTCAGAAGGATCTGAACGAGAAGGGCCTCAAGCTCGTGACCACCGAGGAGATAAGAGAGCTCACATACAGGAAGCTTCTCGACCATGGTCTCAAGGAGGCGGCCAAGCGTTACCTCTTCTGGCGCCAGCTGAGGCGCCTCAAAGTTCCGATAATGATACTCCTTGGGGGTGCAACGGGAGTTGGAAAGTCTACCATAGCGACTGAACTGGCCTTCCGCCTGGGCATACGGAGCGTTATCGGGACTGACACCATAAGGGAGGTTATGAGAAAGATAATCGCGCCCGAGCTCCTCCCGGACCTCCACACCTCGTCTTTCCTCGCATGGAGGACTGTCCAGACGGGCAGGGCGGGCAATTCTCCCCTTATACGGGGCTTTGAGAACCAGGTGCAGCACGTCTCCGTTGGTGTCAGCGCCGTGCTGGAGAGGGCGTACCGGGAAGGATTCAACACGATAATAGAGGGCATCCACTTGGTTCCCGGCTACATCGAACTGGGGGAGAACAGCTTTATGTACATTATAACAGTGAGGGGAAGAAAAGAACTTGAGGCACGCTTCTATGAGCGGGCGAGGTACAGCAAGAGACCAGCCGACTACTACCTCGAACACCTGGACGCCATACTTGAAATACAGGAGTTCATAGTCAAAAAGGCGGGGCAGCATGGCGTTCCCGTGATAGACAACCTGGAGCTTGAGGGGACTGTCACCGCGATAATGGAGGACATTATGGAGAGGCTCATGGGGAGGCTCAGGGAGTATCTGGATGTTTAA
- a CDS encoding 2,3-diphosphoglycerate synthetase has protein sequence MRGKGKLALIDGEHYPDVIAWALQKLGDVCCAVFLGGTEKIGNISEIEEKIGVKIYHAPDYLDAIRAALTENEVTEVVDLSDEPVINYEDRFRIASICMLHGVPYRGADFQFFPRPMKRANKPTLAVIGTGKRVGKTAVSGFIARILKGIARPVIVTMGRGGPAEPEVIDGERFRITPDFLVKLAENGRHAASDHFEDALTAGVTTIGCRRCGGGMAGFSFFDVIDEGVKLAESLPHDLIILEGSGATFPSYRADGYILITSARGRPDFLRGYFGPFRVALADIVVVTMADSAGEDRLRSVVDAIRSVNRDADIHLTAFQPRPLGDVSGKRLGLVMTSADALLRTAERLEAMGAEVVAVSANLSRRELLVKDLEGFGDIEAVAVELKAAAVDVVTKWALERGLEVIYLDNEPVNVDGKDLRGAVLELGRRVLEGWR, from the coding sequence ATGAGAGGGAAAGGAAAGCTCGCCTTGATAGACGGCGAGCACTATCCTGACGTTATTGCTTGGGCCCTCCAAAAGCTGGGGGACGTGTGCTGTGCGGTGTTCCTTGGTGGGACGGAGAAAATAGGGAACATATCCGAGATCGAGGAGAAGATTGGCGTTAAAATATACCATGCTCCCGATTATTTGGATGCCATCAGGGCCGCACTCACGGAGAACGAAGTGACAGAAGTTGTTGACCTGAGCGACGAGCCGGTTATCAACTACGAGGATCGCTTCAGGATAGCCTCCATATGTATGCTCCATGGCGTGCCCTACAGGGGCGCCGATTTCCAGTTCTTCCCGAGGCCGATGAAAAGGGCGAACAAGCCCACGCTAGCGGTGATAGGCACGGGAAAGAGGGTCGGAAAAACCGCAGTGAGCGGGTTCATAGCAAGAATCCTTAAGGGGATAGCCAGGCCCGTTATCGTCACCATGGGGCGGGGTGGCCCTGCGGAGCCGGAGGTGATCGACGGGGAGAGGTTCAGAATAACGCCCGACTTCCTGGTAAAGCTGGCCGAGAACGGGAGACATGCGGCGTCGGATCACTTCGAGGACGCCCTGACCGCAGGGGTGACGACCATAGGCTGCCGGAGATGTGGCGGGGGGATGGCGGGGTTTTCCTTCTTTGACGTCATTGACGAGGGTGTGAAGCTGGCTGAAAGCCTCCCCCACGACCTGATAATCCTTGAGGGCAGTGGCGCCACCTTCCCATCTTATCGGGCCGATGGGTACATACTTATAACCAGCGCCAGGGGAAGGCCTGATTTTCTCAGGGGCTACTTCGGCCCCTTCAGAGTGGCCCTCGCGGACATAGTTGTTGTAACGATGGCCGACTCCGCAGGAGAGGACAGGCTCAGGAGCGTGGTGGACGCTATACGGTCCGTGAACAGGGACGCGGACATACACCTGACGGCGTTTCAGCCCAGGCCCCTGGGGGATGTGTCCGGAAAAAGACTCGGCCTCGTGATGACGTCTGCTGACGCACTCCTCCGGACGGCGGAACGGCTAGAGGCGATGGGAGCGGAGGTCGTTGCGGTTTCGGCCAACCTGTCCCGCAGAGAGCTCCTGGTGAAGGATCTGGAGGGGTTTGGGGACATAGAGGCAGTTGCCGTCGAATTAAAGGCGGCGGCGGTGGATGTGGTCACAAAATGGGCGCTGGAGAGGGGGCTGGAGGTCATATACCTTGACAATGAGCCAGTTAACGTGGACGGAAAGGATCTCCGGGGGGCAGTTCTTGAGCTCGGGCGGAGGGTGCTGGAGGGATGGCGATGA
- a CDS encoding MBL fold metallo-hydrolase, with amino-acid sequence MVLRKLGDSAYLYPGSPSTLIKVLEGGEAILIDPGHGSGRHKDLRREVRKLGLEIKAQLATHGHADHVAVAPRINAPLFMHRFEFSVAESPLNRELLTFGSKAPRGFLVFQFPEEVKVHAVFEWNDEPFGVKAIKLNGHSPGMTGFLDEDNGLIYAGDSFFGERVIRSVGLPYLVDPELYKASIMELQNYAENGYLLIPSHGKPVKGEEAIALLDFNLNRVEETESLMLKLLETPLSTDGLAFRIMKRYGVNITPQKLALNLVPVRAFIAQLYNEGKIEALVEDGLRWRVRRD; translated from the coding sequence ATGGTGCTTAGAAAGCTCGGCGATTCTGCCTACCTGTACCCGGGGAGCCCATCCACACTCATTAAGGTTCTTGAGGGCGGGGAAGCCATCCTGATCGACCCCGGCCACGGGAGCGGGCGGCACAAAGACCTTAGAAGGGAGGTACGAAAGCTCGGCTTGGAGATCAAGGCCCAGCTTGCAACCCACGGCCATGCAGACCACGTGGCCGTCGCGCCAAGGATAAACGCCCCCCTCTTCATGCACCGCTTCGAGTTCTCGGTAGCGGAGAGCCCGCTGAACAGGGAGCTCCTCACCTTTGGCTCCAAGGCTCCTAGGGGGTTCCTCGTCTTCCAGTTCCCGGAGGAGGTTAAAGTTCACGCCGTCTTTGAATGGAACGACGAGCCCTTTGGTGTAAAAGCCATCAAGCTCAACGGCCACTCTCCGGGGATGACGGGCTTTCTGGACGAGGATAACGGCCTGATCTATGCAGGCGATTCCTTCTTCGGTGAAAGGGTCATCCGCTCGGTTGGACTTCCCTACCTGGTTGACCCGGAATTATACAAAGCTTCAATTATGGAATTGCAGAATTATGCGGAGAACGGATACCTCCTCATACCATCCCACGGGAAGCCGGTCAAAGGGGAGGAGGCCATCGCTCTCCTCGACTTCAACCTCAATCGCGTGGAGGAAACCGAATCGCTGATGCTTAAACTCCTTGAAACTCCCCTGTCCACCGACGGACTGGCCTTCAGGATAATGAAGCGCTACGGGGTGAACATAACCCCTCAGAAGCTAGCACTCAACCTCGTTCCCGTTAGGGCGTTCATAGCCCAGCTCTACAATGAGGGGAAGATAGAAGCACTCGTAGAGGACGGGCTCAGATGGAGGGTGAGAAGGGACTGA
- the cas4 gene encoding CRISPR-associated protein Cas4 — translation MSSGGNENDGFLEFYASEALTCPRRIYFRLKGYPEKWPEFVKVRLNQGINTHNVLGEILQKRFGFELEKHLILRSNRLGFEIHGRIDAIGDFPIEIKGKTSLPSKPYDYHMAQLNIYMRWAEAEYGYLYYIKLHEEPMKVIKKIDFSRFPIVKGPNFKAFEVPYDGRLFRETLRHFYSVKKAYEKGKPPKGEYSYTCRFCPYRYLCYPDGE, via the coding sequence ATGAGCAGCGGGGGTAACGAAAACGACGGGTTCCTGGAGTTCTACGCGAGCGAGGCCTTAACCTGTCCGAGGAGGATATACTTTCGCCTCAAAGGCTACCCCGAGAAATGGCCCGAATTCGTGAAGGTGCGCCTGAACCAGGGGATAAACACCCATAATGTCCTTGGGGAGATCCTGCAGAAGCGCTTTGGCTTTGAGCTTGAGAAGCACCTAATCCTGCGCTCGAACAGGCTCGGCTTCGAGATACACGGCAGAATAGACGCAATCGGCGACTTCCCCATCGAAATCAAAGGCAAGACCAGCCTCCCGAGCAAGCCCTACGACTACCACATGGCGCAGCTCAACATATATATGCGCTGGGCCGAGGCGGAGTACGGCTACCTTTACTACATCAAGCTCCACGAGGAGCCTATGAAGGTGATAAAGAAGATCGACTTCTCGCGCTTTCCCATCGTCAAGGGGCCGAACTTTAAAGCTTTTGAGGTGCCCTACGACGGCAGGCTCTTCAGGGAGACGCTGAGGCACTTCTACAGCGTTAAAAAAGCCTACGAAAAGGGGAAACCTCCTAAGGGCGAGTACTCCTACACCTGCAGGTTCTGTCCCTACAGGTACCTGTGCTACCCGGACGGGGAGTGA
- a CDS encoding class I SAM-dependent methyltransferase family protein codes for MTKTQLIKPRIREILSRELPEELVGMLPKHWVQIGDVLILPLRQELEPYKHRIAEVYAQVLGVKTVLRKGRIGGEFRETNYEVLYGKDTITVHIENGIRYKLDVARVMFSPANVKERVRMAKVVKPGELVVDMFAGIGHLSLPMAVHGKARVIAIEKSPYTFRFLVENIELNKVQDRMTAYNIDNRDFPGENIADRILMGYVVTTHEFIPKALSIAKNEAIIHYHNTVPERLMPGEPFETFRKTAREHGYEAEKLNELVIKRYAPGVWHVVVDVRVFKK; via the coding sequence ATGACAAAGACGCAACTGATAAAGCCCCGCATCAGGGAGATACTGTCCCGCGAGCTCCCGGAGGAGCTAGTGGGGATGCTTCCAAAGCACTGGGTTCAGATAGGCGATGTGCTGATTCTGCCACTCCGGCAGGAGCTGGAGCCGTACAAGCACCGCATCGCCGAGGTCTATGCTCAGGTTCTCGGCGTTAAAACCGTCCTGAGGAAGGGAAGAATAGGGGGCGAGTTCCGCGAGACGAACTACGAGGTTCTCTACGGCAAAGACACGATAACGGTGCACATCGAGAACGGGATCAGATACAAGCTCGACGTGGCAAGGGTCATGTTTTCCCCGGCCAACGTCAAAGAGCGCGTTAGAATGGCAAAGGTCGTGAAGCCCGGGGAACTTGTGGTGGACATGTTCGCGGGAATAGGGCACCTGAGCCTGCCGATGGCCGTCCACGGGAAGGCGAGGGTCATAGCGATAGAGAAGAGCCCGTACACGTTCAGGTTTCTAGTCGAGAATATCGAGCTCAACAAAGTCCAGGACAGGATGACGGCCTACAACATCGACAACCGCGACTTCCCAGGAGAGAACATAGCCGACAGGATTCTGATGGGCTACGTTGTTACAACCCACGAGTTCATCCCCAAGGCGCTCAGCATAGCTAAGAATGAAGCGATAATCCACTACCACAACACCGTCCCTGAGAGACTCATGCCGGGGGAGCCCTTCGAGACCTTCCGGAAGACAGCAAGGGAGCACGGCTACGAGGCCGAGAAGCTCAACGAGCTGGTCATCAAGCGCTACGCCCCGGGTGTGTGGCACGTCGTTGTGGACGTTCGGGTGTTCAAGAAGTGA
- the for gene encoding tungsten-containing formaldehyde ferredoxin oxidoreductase translates to MKGWWGRILRVDLTNNKVWVQEYSPEVAKKFIGGRGLAAWILWNEVKGVDPLGPDNKLVFAAGPFNGLPTPSGGKLVVAAKSPLTGGYGDGNLGTMATVHLRKAGYDAIVVEGKAKKPVYLYIENDNVSILSAEGLWGLDTFKTEEELKKIHGKNVGILSIGPGGENLVRYAVVMSQEGRAAGRPGMGAVMGSKKLKAVVIRGTKEIPVADKKKLSELSREAYQAILNSPAYPFWHRQGTMAAVEWTNENSALPTRNFQDGSFEFARSIDGYTLEGMKVKQRGCPYCNMPCGNVVLDAEGKESELDYENVALLGSNLGIGKLNEVSVLNRLADMYGIDTISLGVSIGFVMEAVERGLLKEGPTFGDFKGAKQLVEDIAFRRGELGNFAAEGVMRMAEKLGDDSFAMHVKGLETSGYNSYIYPAMALAFATSSIGAHHKEAWVIAWEIGTAPIEGEQAKKVEYKITYDPEKAAKVIELQRLRGGLFEMLTACRLPWVEVGLSLDYYPKLLEAITGVKYTWDDLYKAADRVYALIRAYWVRELGEKWGRHMDYPPKRWFIEGLKSGPYKGQHLDEKKYDELLSEYYRLRGWDERGIPKKETLRELGLDFVIPELEQITKLE, encoded by the coding sequence ATGAAAGGATGGTGGGGACGGATTCTCAGGGTTGACCTGACCAACAACAAAGTCTGGGTGCAGGAGTATTCTCCAGAGGTCGCCAAAAAGTTCATAGGCGGAAGGGGCCTGGCCGCCTGGATTCTCTGGAACGAGGTCAAGGGCGTTGACCCGCTCGGCCCTGACAACAAGCTCGTCTTTGCTGCTGGACCTTTCAACGGCCTCCCGACCCCGAGCGGAGGCAAGCTTGTGGTTGCTGCCAAGAGCCCGCTCACCGGCGGTTACGGTGACGGTAACCTCGGTACCATGGCGACCGTCCACCTGAGGAAGGCCGGCTATGATGCCATCGTCGTTGAGGGCAAGGCCAAGAAGCCGGTTTACCTGTACATAGAGAACGATAACGTCAGCATACTCAGCGCTGAGGGCCTCTGGGGCCTCGACACCTTCAAGACTGAGGAGGAACTCAAGAAGATACACGGCAAGAACGTCGGAATCCTCAGCATTGGTCCCGGTGGCGAGAACCTCGTTAGGTACGCCGTCGTCATGTCCCAGGAGGGCAGGGCCGCTGGAAGGCCCGGTATGGGTGCAGTCATGGGCAGCAAGAAGCTCAAGGCCGTCGTCATAAGGGGCACCAAGGAGATTCCGGTCGCGGACAAGAAGAAGCTGAGCGAGCTCTCAAGGGAAGCCTACCAGGCAATACTCAACTCCCCCGCATACCCGTTCTGGCACAGGCAGGGGACGATGGCAGCGGTTGAGTGGACGAACGAGAACTCGGCACTGCCGACCAGGAACTTCCAGGACGGTTCATTCGAGTTCGCCCGCTCGATAGACGGCTACACCCTTGAGGGCATGAAGGTCAAGCAGAGGGGATGCCCCTACTGTAACATGCCATGCGGAAACGTCGTCCTCGACGCTGAAGGAAAGGAGAGCGAGCTCGACTATGAGAACGTGGCCCTTCTTGGCTCCAACCTGGGCATCGGGAAGCTCAACGAGGTTTCGGTTCTCAACAGGCTCGCCGACATGTACGGCATTGACACGATTTCCCTTGGTGTCTCCATAGGCTTCGTGATGGAGGCCGTTGAGAGGGGACTCCTCAAAGAAGGCCCGACCTTCGGAGACTTCAAGGGTGCAAAGCAGCTCGTTGAGGACATCGCCTTCAGGCGCGGTGAGCTGGGCAACTTCGCCGCCGAGGGCGTCATGAGGATGGCCGAAAAGCTCGGCGACGACAGCTTTGCCATGCATGTCAAGGGGCTTGAGACGAGCGGATACAACAGCTACATCTACCCGGCCATGGCCCTGGCATTCGCCACCAGCTCAATCGGCGCCCACCACAAGGAGGCCTGGGTCATCGCCTGGGAGATCGGTACCGCGCCGATCGAGGGCGAGCAGGCCAAGAAGGTCGAGTACAAGATCACCTACGACCCGGAGAAGGCCGCTAAGGTTATCGAGCTCCAGCGCCTCAGGGGCGGCCTCTTTGAGATGCTCACCGCGTGCAGGCTTCCATGGGTCGAGGTCGGCCTCAGCCTCGACTACTATCCGAAGCTCCTCGAAGCCATCACCGGCGTCAAGTACACCTGGGACGACCTGTATAAAGCAGCGGACAGGGTCTACGCCCTCATCAGGGCCTATTGGGTCAGAGAGCTCGGCGAGAAGTGGGGCAGGCACATGGACTACCCGCCGAAGAGGTGGTTCATCGAGGGGCTCAAGAGCGGGCCGTACAAGGGCCAGCACCTCGACGAGAAGAAATACGACGAGCTGCTCAGCGAGTACTACAGGCTCCGCGGCTGGGACGAGCGCGGAATCCCGAAGAAGGAGACCCTCAGGGAGCTCGGCCTCGACTTCGTTATTCCTGAGCTCGAACAGATCACCAAGCTCGAGTGA
- a CDS encoding MoaD/ThiS family protein, with protein sequence MVRIRLMGAFAHLAKARELNVKIEGKRRVDEILREVIPRYDEFKEKIIFINGQPARGDAEVTDGDEIKVMPVLSGG encoded by the coding sequence ATGGTCAGGATAAGGCTTATGGGGGCGTTCGCCCACCTCGCAAAGGCAAGAGAGCTCAACGTAAAGATAGAGGGAAAAAGGAGGGTCGATGAAATTCTGCGCGAGGTCATTCCGCGCTACGACGAGTTCAAGGAGAAGATTATCTTCATCAACGGCCAGCCCGCGAGGGGCGATGCCGAGGTTACCGACGGCGATGAGATCAAGGTGATGCCGGTTTTGAGCGGGGGTTAA
- the rpsJ gene encoding 30S ribosomal protein S10, with translation MQKARIKLASTNIKALNEVTDQIKQIAERTGVRMSGPIPLPTKRIRITTRKSPDGEGTATFDRFELRVHKRLVDIEADERAMRQIMRIRVPEDVTIEIELIS, from the coding sequence ATGCAGAAGGCAAGGATTAAGCTCGCGAGCACCAACATTAAGGCCCTCAACGAGGTCACCGACCAGATCAAGCAGATCGCCGAGAGGACCGGCGTCAGGATGAGCGGTCCGATACCGCTCCCGACCAAGAGGATAAGGATCACCACCAGGAAGAGCCCGGACGGCGAGGGCACCGCCACCTTCGACAGGTTCGAGCTCCGCGTTCACAAGAGGCTTGTGGATATCGAGGCCGACGAAAGGGCCATGCGCCAGATTATGCGCATCCGCGTCCCTGAGGACGTCACCATCGAGATCGAGCTCATCTCCTGA
- the tuf gene encoding translation elongation factor EF-1 subunit alpha, with protein sequence MAKEKPHVNIVFIGHVDHGKSTTIGRLLFDTANIPENIIKKFEEMGEKGKSFKFAWVMDRLKEERERGITIDVAHTKFETPHRYITIIDAPGHRDFVKNMITGASQADAAVLVVAATDGVMPQTKEHAFLARTLGIGHIIVAINKMDMVNYDEKKFKQVAEQVKKLLMMLGYKDFPIIPISAWEGDNVVKKSDNMPWYKGPTLIEALDQIPEPPKPTDKPLRIPIQDVYSIKGVGTVPVGRVETGVLRVGDVVIFEPASTIFHKPIQGEVKSIEMHHEPLQEALPGDNIGFNVRGVGKNDIKRGDVAGHTTNPPTVVRPRDTFKAQIIVLNHPTAITVGYTPVLHAHTLQVAVRFEQLLAKLDPRTGNIVEENPQFIKTGDSAIVVLRPTKPMVIEPVKEIPQMGRFAIRDMGQTVAAGMVISIQKAE encoded by the coding sequence ATGGCAAAGGAGAAGCCACACGTTAACATAGTCTTTATCGGCCACGTCGACCACGGAAAGAGCACCACCATCGGAAGGCTGCTCTTCGACACTGCCAACATACCGGAGAACATCATCAAGAAGTTCGAGGAGATGGGTGAGAAGGGTAAGTCCTTCAAGTTCGCTTGGGTCATGGACAGGCTCAAGGAGGAGAGGGAGAGGGGTATCACCATCGACGTTGCCCACACCAAGTTCGAGACCCCGCACAGGTACATCACCATCATCGACGCTCCGGGCCACAGGGACTTCGTTAAGAACATGATCACCGGTGCCAGCCAGGCCGACGCTGCCGTTCTCGTCGTCGCCGCCACCGACGGTGTCATGCCACAGACCAAGGAGCACGCCTTCCTTGCCAGGACCCTTGGTATCGGCCACATCATCGTCGCTATCAACAAGATGGACATGGTCAACTACGACGAGAAGAAGTTCAAGCAGGTCGCCGAGCAGGTTAAGAAGCTCCTCATGATGCTCGGCTACAAGGACTTCCCGATCATCCCGATCAGCGCTTGGGAGGGCGACAACGTCGTCAAGAAGAGCGACAACATGCCCTGGTACAAGGGCCCGACCCTCATTGAGGCCCTCGACCAGATACCGGAGCCGCCGAAGCCGACCGACAAGCCGCTCCGCATCCCGATCCAGGACGTCTACTCCATTAAGGGTGTCGGTACCGTCCCGGTCGGCCGTGTCGAGACCGGTGTCCTCCGCGTCGGTGACGTCGTCATCTTCGAGCCGGCCAGCACCATCTTCCACAAGCCGATCCAGGGTGAGGTCAAGAGCATCGAGATGCACCACGAGCCACTCCAGGAGGCCCTTCCGGGTGACAACATCGGATTCAACGTCAGGGGTGTCGGTAAGAACGACATAAAGCGCGGTGACGTTGCTGGACACACCACCAACCCGCCGACCGTTGTCAGGCCGAGGGACACCTTCAAGGCCCAGATCATCGTCCTCAACCACCCGACCGCCATCACCGTCGGCTACACCCCGGTCCTCCACGCCCACACCCTCCAGGTCGCCGTCAGGTTCGAGCAGCTCCTCGCTAAGCTCGACCCGAGGACCGGTAACATCGTCGAGGAGAACCCGCAGTTCATCAAGACCGGTGACTCCGCCATCGTCGTCCTCAGGCCGACCAAGCCGATGGTCATCGAGCCGGTCAAGGAGATCCCGCAGATGGGCAGGTTCGCCATCCGTGACATGGGCCAGACCGTCGCTGCCGGTATGGTTATCTCCATCCAGAAGGCCGAGTGA